AAAATATCCTTAGTAGTAAAGTAGTCATTTTTTTCTTTCCAGTGTGGAACTAGAGTTTCCGTTGCACATATTTACACTGGCTCTTCATTTTCATGGCTTAAAGACAGAAGTATTGAAAGGCCCATTTAGGTAGTGCAAGAAACATTAACATAGAATTGGTTTTTAACCCTCTTTTTCAAGATGGTTtattgaacttgaaaagctttcaGAGTCGCAAATTCATACAGATAGTCATAAAAAGAAAGCTTATTATTTGGGAATTGCATTAGAAACATTGCCTATTCCAAGCACTGATGGAAAACACATCTTGAACAAGTAGCTGAACAATTGTAATTTTGTGTCATTGTCATGTCCATTTTGGTCATGCTACTTTATAGCCCTCAAAGCATGTCAAATGcttcaaaataaattgataaaaaatgTACAATCagtttatttctatcatcttatgTGTACAAACATTGGCAACATGTATATTTTGGACTTTTGATGTATTGCGATTGTAAACAACTTCTTAATATTATGGGTAAGCTTTTAAAGTTTTTCTATGAATGGCTATAAAtaatgtgagattatgttatgcaTTTCATAGGCTACATAAACACTGATTATGGGCTGCCTAAATTGTGCAAAATATATCTTTGCATTTAAGGCTGTATCAATGGGCATATATATAACTAGTGTGTCCACATCCTTTTGTGTCCTACTTTTCTAAGATTTGCCAAGTATTCATGCTCATATTGTGTAGCGTCCATGTCCATGCTTTCTCTTTGGAAAACTTATCTTACAAACAGGTTTCCTTTAAATTAGCTTCTGATTTGCATTTTTGAATGCTAAGGTGGTTTACCTTGTTCTCTTCATGAATAACTCCAAGAAATGTCGAATTTTATTGCACTGCGATAAATCCTTGGAGCTCAGTGTATCTTTAATTGTATTTTAAAACAATTACTATATATAGAAAATCATTCGTGACTATTTGCTGCCTATTTTGAGAACCTCATCCAGTTTTTTCCTATACGGGTCTGTTGTTATGCAGTGTCGGTGCGCAAAATGTAAAATTGGCATGTATTCAGTTCAAGCAGTTTTGCGAGGAGAATAATAAAGAAGGGTTAGTCTTGTTGCTCAAGATATGCAAtcacataaatatataaaaattcttttttctcttaaaataagttataaatgtcaaaaatcctcatttatcaaaaaagaatggAGCAATAATTAATGATTTGATTGCTTTAAGTTCAATCATTGTCTTTGTTACATCTATGATTTAAAGGCTTGGCATCTCATTCTGTGGCTCTTCTTTGACTTCTACCTATAATGAGAAAAGGATCTCTTTATCAGGTGTCTTAGTGCGTTGAACATGGTCAAACATCAATATTATTCTCTGCGGAGCAAATTTGACACTATGTTGCAggtaattcttttcttttttgactgAAAATGCTATGAAAATAGCATGGATGTTCCAGATTTAGTTAGTTATTGTTTATTACAACATCTACTCCTACCAGGCAATTGTATGGTGAATCATGTCGAGTGTGATATGcgattttttctcaaaaaaattgTTAGATTCTAGCAAGGAAAAACCATTTTTTTCAATCACTAAAAGTGAACATGCTGGAATTTTTGGTAGGCTCCTTTAATTTTATTATGCTAGGTAAAATAGACATACACTCTGATCTTATATGCTGGTTTTATTGTTGTTGGATTACAACAAGTTACTATATACCATGTTGATTGGTTTGGTGTGGACATGGTTTTAATTCATAAAGGCGCTTCAATTTTTTGCCTTTTTGTTGTCAAATTTCCATGCAGATTATCCTGTCAAAAGGTTGAATAAAATAGGATGTCTTTGTAGCAACTCTTTTATATCACCTTTTCTACAGGCACATCTAATTAAGTTTCAAGGATTCAAAAACTGATTTTCAAATTGCAAattgttatttaaatctttgaatATCGAGAAACAGTTTTTCCCACTTGAAAAGCGACCTTGaattgaatgaccttggctatccTCTAGCTTTTAAATTTTTGTTGGGAAATTATAGGATATATCTTCTCAATCAGACCCATTGGTGGGAGTTTAGTGGACTGGACTGTCCTTTATGTCAATCAGACCCCTTTCGCTTAAGGGTTTTACTTCCGTTTGTCCTCTGTACTCAGTGGGTTTGATTTAGTTCAGTCTCAAGATTTTGTTCATATGCATTTCTATTTTCTAGTAGATAATGTCAGATGAAATACATTTTGGTGATTCGTTCTTTTTTATCATGAGATTCATTCTGAAGTTTCCATTGGTATGCTTTTATGTTTTATAAGACATAACGGCATATGAAGACTCGGGTGGAAGTTCTGCTTGTTTATTCCTTTCAGATATGAAAGTCATACATAACAGAATTTTTCACTTACCTTTTGCTGCTTGTAGCTTCACATTCGTTGGATCTGACTATTTCAAAATCTATCTGATAGTGATAAAGTCTACATGGTTATAGTTCATTTACTACACATGCCAACATCTACTTGAACAAACTACATGATTAAATAATTGAATTAACATTATAGAGATTGCTACCATCTCTTGTTTGTGTGAGCTGTTTGCCATTTTACATAGGAGTAGGTCACTTCCCCTTACTTGAAAGTAAATCATCATAGGTATATTCTTAATTGTGATGATACTTACATTTGAGGGTTTTTGTTTCATTGTTTTGGCATGCCACTTGCTTTTGTCTAGTGATCATGAAATGGTAGCAATCCATAATTGGATTGCTATTAGGGTGGGTCTTGTAGTTGCCATCTTGCTGTCATTCCTTGTATGGGCTCCCATTTCACCACCAAGCTTGATTGAGGCAATGACAAGGTCTTTCTCATAATACAAAGTGGTATCATGAGTTCGCAATCTCAATGAGCCCATCGCTAGAATGTTCAAATGAAGCACAGTTGTTGGTTTCTCGTGTTATCGGTGTTCACTAGATTTCTTTGAGGACATCCCCTTGTGTCAGATAAGGGAATGACCATGACATGTTCATCTGAGTTAACTTGGTTTTATAGCTGctctttttttttgaaattagtgcTGCACAAACAAAGCTGCAAAGCCGTAGCAGCATGTTTCATATCGTCAAACCACAGTTGATCCAACACCCCCTTAGATTGTTTGAATTTCCGTCGCAATTAGAATTCGACATAATGCTAATGCATAACCATTCATGAACCCATAAACTAACTTGTGTCTATTCTTATGCAGCTTGAGCAGAGGATCCAAGCATATGGCAGCGAAcaacaaaattagaaaaaaagcgACACACACGATATCATATCATCTGCACTTCGTGTTCCTGTAAATTGTACTGTTTGACTTCACACATTGGGTTCAAAACATATCTCTGAGACCAATTGGGAACTTGGTAGGTTAGTGATGGTAACAAGTCTCATGCATGTCACTGGGAATGTAGAACCTCTTCAATCTTTGTGGAGGACTGACGTTGATAACTGATTCAAACTTGATATTAAACATCAATAACTTTAACCCGACTTATTTGTTATCGGGTTGGTCCGATACGACCTGATTAACCCCATTATTGTCATTGCTCGTTGTTGATTAAGCTCAATGATGAATGAGACTTGTTGGGTATAAAACAGATCAAATTTCAAGAATAATTTGACCTATCAAGGTGTGGGTCATATCGGATCAAATGGGTATCCAAACCCGAGTCTGATAGATGGTAAACGGGTCAGGCTGATCCATCCATTTGCAATACAAACCCGTCATGTTGTCATGttaagtgttatatatatatatatatatatatatatatataacatgacaAGACGGGTTTGTATTGCAAATGGATGGATCAGCCTGACCCGTTTAccccgtatatatatatatatatatatatatatatatataaggcttcCGACAAAGCCGACTACTCAACCGAACCGATCCGAAGAGTCCCGTGATGGGCCAGGAGGCTACCGGCTACAAGACGCCGCCGGAGAGGGACCGCCTCGACGCCGCCCGCACCCGCGCCCCCCGCCGCCGCCAGATCCGCAAGACCTTCAACAACCTCAAGATCACCGTCCTCTGCGGCGTCGTCACCATCCTCGTCCTCCGTGGCACTATCGGCATCGGTAGCCTTGCCGGCGCTGGCGGCGAGGCCGACGACCAGAAGGTCGTCGAGGACATCGACCGCATCCTCCGCGAGATCCGATCCGACTCTGACCCTGACGACGACGACAAGATCCCTTTCGGCTTcaactccaccgccgccgccctcAACTACACCTCAGCCTCCGTTCTCGCCGCTGCCGCGAACTACACCCTCGGCCCCAGAATCTCCGACTGGGacgagcagcggcggcggtggttggGCGAGAACCCGGGTTTCCCGAGCCGGACCTTCGGCTTGAAGCCGCGGATTCTCCTCGTCACGGGATCCCCTCCCAACCCCTGCGACAACCCAATTGGCGACCACTACCTTCTGAAGGGCACCAAGAACAAGATCGATTACTGCCGCCTTCATGGGATTGAGATCGTCTACAACATGGCGCACCTCGACCGGGAACTCGCCGGGTACTGGGCGAAGCTTCCGCTGATCCGGCGGCTAATGCTGTCGCACCCGGAGGTGGAGTGGATCTGGTGGATGGACAGCGATGCGCTCTTCACGGACATGGCCTTCGAGATCCCTCTCGACCGTTACGCCGCGCACAACCTCGTCGTCCATGGCTACCCGGATCTCATTTTCGAGAAGCATTCCTGGATCGGCCTCAACACCGGCAGCTTCCTGCTGCGGAATTGCCAGTGGAGCCTTGATTTGCTTGATGCGTGGGCGCCGATGGGGCCCAAAGGCCCCATTCGCGACGAGGCTGGCAAGATACTGACGGCGAACCTGCAGGGCCGGCCGGCGTTCGAGGCGGATGATCAGTCGGCGCTCATATATTTGGTCTTGTCTCAGCAAGATCGGTGGGGCGACAAGATCTACATTGAGAACTCGTATTATCTGCATGGATACTGGGCTGGGTTAGTGGACAGGTATGAGGAGATGATGGATAAGCATCATCCTGGTTTGGGGGATGAGAGGTGGCCTTTCGTCACCCACTTTGTGGGTTGCAAACCATGTGGTAGCTATGGGGATTATCCTGTGGAGCGCTGCTTAAGCAGCATGGAGAGAGCTTTCAATTTTGCTGATAACCAGGTCCTCAGGATGTATGGATTTGCTCATGGAAAACTGTCTAGTCCTAAGATTAAGAGGACCAGGAAGCAAACAGCAAAGCCACTGGAGTTCTTGGATCATCTTAATCTTGAAGCCAGGATAGAAACCAGAGGATGAGCGAGGCCATTATCTACACAAGCACCGTTCTCAGAAATCTCAGGTCTGCGGTGCCTTTTTGTTGCTTCGTTTGATAATATTTTGCTTTATTGTAGTGCAAACTTGAGCCTCTGGTTAAGTCACTACATCTGAAGGTAAAATTGAAGATCTTTGGGTTTCAGTTTATTTAGGGTATTTTATCTGGGAAGGAACATGGAATGGAAGGAAAAAAATTCTTTTGTAAACACCTTAAATGTTTTCTCATACATTTTTTGTAATGATGATGAAAAACTGTTTCAGTGACTATCTTTTCCTTACATGATTGCTATTTAAGATTGTGTAACTCATTTTTCTTTTGTTCTATGTGTCAGCTATAGATGACACTGAAACACTTGTGGATGATCACATGAGAAATATACAAGAAGTAAAGGAAACCCTTTAAAAAAGAATATATTCATGAAAaaaagatgatttacttatctgccATGTTAATATTGCAGTACAATCTTAACTCAATCTTGGTTTCTAGAGTCTATAAAATAATGATAGCTCTTTTAGCATGACTGATTTCAAAAAGGAAATCAACTTTGACGCCAAGAAGTTAATCCTTATGTACACCTTTGAGGTGAACTTTATCTTTTGTCCTCTTTTCATGAGCCTGGACTTCTTTTCTGGAATATTATGTGAAAGATGCTAATCTTTTGATCTTTCTTCTCAAGGTTTGTTCCTTCATGTATGTTCACTATGTGTCTACATTTAAGAGAGAGATTTAATATTGTCCACAGGTTACTCTACCTCTCTCTGTTTGGTAATACTCGAGTCTTGAAGAATCCAACTCATGGACAAAGACTTGTTTGGAGTTCCTGGATTTACCTTGTCATTATCTGATCAAATATGCCTACATTCAATAATTTGGATAGAACAGGATTTTACTTAGATGGTCCAAAATAGTAAAATACTTTGACCAGATTCACTAATGGTGGCACTTATAAGCTAGACCAATCTAATCTAAGCTTGTCTTGTGACTATATAACATGATATTACATACTCATAAATTGTTGGAGTTTCGTTTGTTCTCGCCAAGTCCTAATATATATGATTGCCTTACTAGttcaagcatcaagtaatttagaTTATAGGATAATATCTATAGAGTACTATATTACTTGTAAATACTAGTAGAAGGTCTAAAAATAAGCTAAATAAGCTAAGTGCATGCAATAAATCACCCACCCAGTATTTAGTGATAGGCTGTTAAATTATTGCATATTTTGATAAAAGCACAGCAGGAAAGGTTTATTTTAGACTGATAAGAGTGACAGTGAATGAAAACTCGAGAAAGCCTGAGAGTTTTGATCAACAGTGACTGAGGACATGTGCAACTTCAGAACATATGTATTTAATCTGTGATATTGTTTTTATGTAACATTACCAGCAAGGAAGATACTAGAATGGCACCTGCATGGTTCCATCTTCCATGTATGCTATGATAATGTTCCAAATAATATGGCCTTTTATTTTTGAGTCTCATGTTCAAATCTGTCTCAAGAATTGCATTTCATACATGGTCTGCGGAGAACTATCAAActgaaaaaaatcttttattgCTTTTTAATATAATCATTAAAAGAATGCATGAGATGCATAGCTTGGTGCACGAGGCTCCTTGGCCCCCATATCCGTGCTGGTACCTGATGTTAGTTTCTATACCTGGAAGTATTTCAAGCAAATTTGTTGCAAGTGCTAGTTTCCTTGGATGTCATCTGTGGGCCTGTGGCTTCTGTAGAGAAGCTATGTGGCAATAGGCTTTTCCTCCTCTGGAGGGAATGCTTGACAGATCCTGCATTAAGATTTCTTTGTCTCTACTGCAGGAAGTATGAAATTACATCTAAATAAAACTTCTAAGCAGATGCTATTTTTAGAAAGCTACCTACCAACTTAATTAACCTGTTAATCAGAGGTGATAGATGCTTTAGGAACAAATCAAGAAAGCAGTGATAATAACTAGAATTACACTGATATTGAGAAGCGTGGTAATGAAGTAGCAACATTAGCATCATCAGCAAGGAAAACAGCCAGAAGTCTCTTTTACTAAATGCTCCAGGTGCTGTGGTTCAAAATGGTTTAAAATTGATATCTGTTATATCTAATATATAATTACCAAGCATATAGTGTAATCTTTAAATATTTTGCAGAACTCAGGAAATGTTAGTGCTGTTTATTTTGCTGAGGTATGCTGCTGCAGATGCTTGTTTGTGTTTAAAGCCATGAATATTAGATTCTCAGTAAAATAAATATTGAAGTGCAAAGGCTAAGGGAAAATTTTGTATATGCTGGTTCATATAACTAATGATCTTGTGCTAATTAAGAGAGGATTCGTCCATTTTTTATATTGAAGGACTGTGCTCGTTTTGATCTACATATCTGCTGACTCTAGTGAGCTTTCAGGAACTCATAACAATGAATTCTATGTTCATTGTTGATGCTTCATCTGAAACTCTTCCATTTGTTATTTGATGACACGCATCTTTGGCCTTTGTTAGTGATATTCTAGACTGAAGTAGATCAAAAGCCAATTACAGAACTTTCGGAGAAAGAGGTCAGCTCTTCTGCAACTTTATGtacatttttttattctttctcgTTGGTTCTGTGACAAAATGACTGGCAACTCTTACATCTTTAAGATACTTCTTGCTCAGTTCATTTACATAGTAGATAGATCATTATCTAGAACTTTGTCAGTACTGGTATTCCATCCTAATTTATTGTTCCAGCATGTCCAAGAGATTATACTGTGAATTTGGAAATAAATTGGTAGGATGAATTGATGAATTTCAAATGTtttcatgattattatttttttaaaatttttgcgagtactagtttatgataaaaaaattggtATACATGCTATGAATTCCTTGGATTTGAAGTTAAGGCTGACTAATTGCATCAAGACAGTCCAGGTGCAAAATGTAGCCATAAAACCGAAGCATGTCATTTGTGGTGGTAATGATCGTGCACCCTACAGGAGTTCAAAGTTTAAACCACTTTCCAGGAAGCATTATGTGCAGCTTGACACCATAATTTTGTCAGTATTTGCTTGTATCGCAATATAGTGTTACAGGTTTGATGTTATCCAATTCATGCCTGTATGTTCTTTGCTGCAGAGATCCTCCATGCTGCTGAATACCTGCTTTTGGTGGAAGGTGGAGTATCAGCCTCTAACTGGAATTTGTTCTAGTTTGAAAAGGTGACTGAGGAACACTGTCTGATGATTTCTTTAGAAGCAGATTCAGCCCCGTCATCATTTAATCTAAGATTTATTGAACATTTCAAGATCTCCTATCGCATCAAATGGCTCTTGCTTCAACTATCAATTCGCTATATGCTTAGTTCTCCATCTTGCAGTCCCAACATCCATCTCATCTGCTTAGcagaatactgcaa
This Musa acuminata AAA Group cultivar baxijiao chromosome BXJ1-2, Cavendish_Baxijiao_AAA, whole genome shotgun sequence DNA region includes the following protein-coding sequences:
- the LOC135596276 gene encoding probable glycosyltransferase 2: MGQEATGYKTPPERDRLDAARTRAPRRRQIRKTFNNLKITVLCGVVTILVLRGTIGIGSLAGAGGEADDQKVVEDIDRILREIRSDSDPDDDDKIPFGFNSTAAALNYTSASVLAAAANYTLGPRISDWDEQRRRWLGENPGFPSRTFGLKPRILLVTGSPPNPCDNPIGDHYLLKGTKNKIDYCRLHGIEIVYNMAHLDRELAGYWAKLPLIRRLMLSHPEVEWIWWMDSDALFTDMAFEIPLDRYAAHNLVVHGYPDLIFEKHSWIGLNTGSFLLRNCQWSLDLLDAWAPMGPKGPIRDEAGKILTANLQGRPAFEADDQSALIYLVLSQQDRWGDKIYIENSYYLHGYWAGLVDRYEEMMDKHHPGLGDERWPFVTHFVGCKPCGSYGDYPVERCLSSMERAFNFADNQVLRMYGFAHGKLSSPKIKRTRKQTAKPLEFLDHLNLEARIETRG